A genomic window from Salvia miltiorrhiza cultivar Shanhuang (shh) chromosome 5, IMPLAD_Smil_shh, whole genome shotgun sequence includes:
- the LOC131025971 gene encoding LOW QUALITY PROTEIN: putative dynamin-related protein 4A (The sequence of the model RefSeq protein was modified relative to this genomic sequence to represent the inferred CDS: inserted 2 bases in 1 codon) — protein sequence FYLHTNLLKISKHHRQQAEEEDQESSPATAHDAPIVSPYNARIRPLLDTVDKLRHLKIMQEGMQLPIIVVVGDQSSGKSSVLESLADIRLPRGDDICTRVPLIMRLKNHPSPEPQLFLEFNGRTVQTDEANVVDEIMYTTQEIAGKGNRISNTPLTLVVKKKGVPDLTMIDLPGITRVPVKGQPEDMFEXIIMKYITLEEGIILNVLSASVDFSTCESIQMSQKVDKTGQRTLAVVTKADKSPEGLLKKIVADDVNIGLGYVCVRNRIGDKTYEEARDEEANLLDNNPLLSRRRRGRTMRQRRRERRRWK from the exons ttctaccttCACACCAATCTGCTCAAAATATCCAAACACCATCGCCAACAAGCTGAAGAAGAGGACCAAGAATCATCTCCGGCGACGGCTCATGACGCCCCCATCGTTTCCCCCTACAACGCCCGGATCCGGCCACTGCTGGACACCGTAGACAAGCTGCGCCACCTCAAGATCATGCAGGAAGGCATGCAGCTCCCCATCATCGTCGTCGTCGGCGACCAGTCCTCCGGCAAATCCAGCGTCCTCGAATCCCTTGCCGACATCCGCCTCCCCCGCGGCGACGACATCTGCACCAGAGTCCCTCTCATCATGAGGCTCAAGAATCACCCGAGCCCCGAGCCTCAGCTCTTCCTCGAATTCAACGGCAGAACCGTTCAAACTGACGAAGCCAACGTCGTCGATGAGATCATGTACACCACTCAGGAAATCGCCGGCAAAGGGAACAGGATCTCCAACACCCCCTTGACTCTCGTTGTCAAGAAGAAAGGCGTCCCCGACCTCACCATGATCGATCTCCCCGGAATCACTAGGGTTCCAGTCAAGGGCCAGCCGGAGGATATGTTCGA CATCATAATGAAGTACATTACGCTGGAGGAGGGCATAATTTTAAACGTTCTATCCGCCAGCGTCGATTTCTCGACATGTGAGTCGATTCAGATGTCGCAAAAAGTGGACAAAACAGGGCAGAGGACTCTCGCCGTTGTCACGAAAGCCGATAAGTCGCCGGAGGGGCTGCTCAAGAAGATCGTCGCAGACGATGTCAATATCGGCCTCGGCTACGTCTGCGTCAGAAACCGCATCGGCGACAAGACTTATGAAGAAGCGAGGGATGAAGAAGCCAACCTCCTCGACAATAATCCCCTGCTTTCgaggagaagaagaggaaggACAATGCGGCAGCGGCGGAGAGAGCGACGGCGGTGGAAATGA